From the Lactuca sativa cultivar Salinas chromosome 9, Lsat_Salinas_v11, whole genome shotgun sequence genome, the window tgggtgcaaatggatcttcaagaagaataccgacgtggatggaaacgtgcacacatataaggcgcgattcgttgcgaagggatttactcaaactcccggagttgactatgatgagaccttcttaccagttgcgaagataaagtctattagagtgatgctagcaattgccgcatttcatgattatgagatttgacaaatggatgtcaagaccgctttccttaatgggaagttggctgaggatgtttacatggctcagccagagggttttgttgatccgaagcatccaaatagagtgtgtatgcttgagaagtccatttatggacttaagcaagcgtctcgcagatggaatctttgcttcgatgagaaagtcaaagagtttggatttgtacaaagtgaagatgaatcatgtgtgtatgtcaaagccagtgggagtatagtaagcttcctcgttctgtatgtcgatgacatactactcataggaaacgacgtcccgacattgcaggaggtcaagtcttgGCTCGGGatgtgcttcgctatgaaggacctcggagaggcttcctatattctgggaataaggatagtgagagaacgaagtaagagactaataggacttagtcagaacacttacttggataaagtactgaaacgtttaagtatggaaaattcaaagaagggagaattactgatacaaagtaatgccaagttgagtaagactcaaagtccgagtaccgaagctgaagtagcagaaatgagtcgagtaccacacgcttccgcagttgactcaatcatgtatgctatgacttgtactcgccctgatgtagcctttgatttgagcatggttagtagatatcaagggaaccctggcagagcccattggattgcggtcaagaatatccttaagtaccttcggaggaccaaggaatggtttttagtcctcggagggagtgatgacttgaaggtgcgaaggtatagtgacgccagctttcagaccgacagggacaactaccgttcgcagtcgggatgggtctttaccctgaatggaggagcagtaagtTGGAAAAGTTTCAAGTAGGAAACCAtagttgattcaacatgcgaatcatagtacattgcagcgagcgaagcgtcgaaggaggcaatatggttgaagaacttcatcagtgatcttggagttgtgcctgccataaaaggagcctatggaaattttctatgataatgaaggagcggttgccttgaccaaggaaccaagggatcatggtagatctcgacatatcgacagaaaatatcactttattagacatcgagtagaagaaggataactcgtggttaagagaatatcatcaaaagataacccaacagatccgcttacgaagggactgagcagggttaagcacttgcagcatgctaggagtattgggctgaaggatgatattagtatagattagatagtatttgaaacgtgtaatagataaatgtaattaacatttgatgattaaataaaggagtattatttatgagtaatgttactgtcttatgttaattgtttagctattgtttcactttgcatgttttgacttctagaataattgagtttatttagaataatcaaattattcaaacggtccacaatcgttcatatgttggaagtaggtatgaatgaagattgtcatgaattggtgtgtagattgtctaaatggtattggacatagaaaaagtttgctgcaacgttcatgagtgcttatgaactagttttgagcattggaacaaacccgcgcttgctggaatcaccttatggaatgtgacgaaaaggttgatcgcaagacgataatatcatatggtcttaaaacctagatatatggtttgttatttgttaattggttgtacattgataatgtgaaaccgcatcagtaacttgatgttataaaacacattgttgtgtatagttgattaatgaataagtaaatgcatataagtcgaagtttatctgttacttttatcctaagagggtaaaagcgatatctcggccgctcgatgatttgatttgacttatgtgtcgggcccggtcagaactaaattgatgtgttcgattaagttctatgtcgaataaatctgagatcgagaaaccaactgctggacaattggttccataaaattgtccgcatgatatctaaacagaggactgtacgatcccttatctaaaggacatgattgataagatcagagtttgacagcgtctttgagagctacaattgctaatcagattatacttgtatatatagttaccagacttatccaagtgggagactgttggaatagtgtctaaggctgcaactatattaggcaagtatttgacccgattgtgcatggtccttttgggttgccttcaccatagcaacttgacaggatggtttataatgagagaagaaatattattaatatattatgagtataatacaaggaataataatattgttatttgattaatataagtcataaattaattaggaattaatttggtgacttaaagagattaattaaataaaagggcataaactgtcaattgtatgatagttgtactttgggctgtaatcccttatggataaggggtggacggttttggggctttggatagacctagaatttgtccaaggcttatcattagggagattggattgcttagggcctaagttatccaattagggtttaagggtgaaaccctaggagcctcactagtataaatagacccttaaggtcaaggaaatcggcactcttgcttttgaagaaaccctggccgacttcctcccctctcctttctctctctaatcatcctcttgctaagttggtgtttgtaagccattaggggagtgacaattgtgactctaagctccaaggataagaagattcaagcaagataCTTAAGGTAATCCTTTAGATctgtttttcttatgttattatactagatctattgatcaaagtcttggatacattgcatgttcaattagagaaacctagatccaagcattagggtttgtatgtgcacataggaatgttcttatggctcaaacccatcaacaaTTACCACCAATTAATACATGACATGATTATCCCATATTCCCATAAATGTTAAGTCAACTCCTCTACTAAATCCTAggagggtaaaaagaccatttgcCCCACAAAAGTCCACATTtgcttgaaaccctaaaagtcaatggagGGGTCAACACACgacgcgtacgctgggcgtacggccAACCATGCATGCATCGTGGTGGCTCTGTGCTACAGTATGCGTAGTTGGGAGTACGCTCGGTGTACGTCCCAATCTTGCTTATTCCACTCTattggtcttaacccattaagacaaaGGCTACCATCTTAGATCTCGGTCAGATAAAGTCTCGTATAGCATAAAGTTGGTGGATTTAAGCCCTAACAGGGCGGGACAAGTCTAGATCTCATAAACTCTCACTTTTTCACCATAAAAATCCACATATCTCATAGATGGGGAGGTCTTGAcaaccaagactccatttttatgaactCTAACGTCTAAAGACATCAAGGAGGACATGTATAAGGCTATGGGGTTGACGAACTcataaagcttgaagctttagggacataaaccctaaaatgTTCCATGAAAATTAAGAGCAAAGTTTTGAGCTTGCTACCTCTAAATGATGCTCCATCCGCAAGGAAACTCATATCCAAAAGCTTGAATGTCAAATCTTTCTTCCTTCAAAGTTCCTCCTTCGGAAAAGAATCCCACATGGTCACTCCATAGGCCTCCATTGCTCACACAAGCTAAAaaaacgagatttagggttttgagagaAGTAGGATGTTGGAAATGGTGGTTGGATATGAACacataatgttccttaaatagggatacttgaaaacattagggtttctttcaggacccagtacgcctagcgtactaggtGGCCTTCATGGTCCTTCCATGCATatgagtacgccgagcgtacacATAATTATGCCCCACGTACTCAATTGCCACACAATTCACAATAAGGACTAAACTTGCCAAATCTTCAAACAAACATGGCTTCTTCGATATAACTATGTTCCCAATGAAACTCATACCCATGGAAAGGTGACGAGATGCCCTACACTTCTAGTAACTCGTTGCAATCCCGAGGCTTCCTCATGCCCAGGTTACAGCCCACAAATCCTAATCACAGACaatccgaaacaggatgttacaaacaACCTTTAGATGTAAAGCTGTCGCAACAATAACTACTCAAGACAATGAAATTGTGGCAAAATATGCACTTTTCATGAAGAAACGAATGGAGATTGAGAATCGGCTTGTTCAGAGATTGGGACGTTGATAAGATTGGTTGCTATCCCTTTTCATCAAAATTGGACATGTGTTTTAGTTAAAACTAAAACACATGAAAGGTCATTCGATTTCAAATGAGAACACAAATTATCTTGAACCACATCATTTTGGATGACCTCTTTTATAGTACAGAATAAATGTGTGTATGTAGTAAAGGAAGAGAAAAACGGTATGCGAAAACAAGGTAATGTAGTGTAATATTCATAGGAGTGAAATGTATTTAacttaaaaaacattttttttattgttataatTGTTGCAAATGGCTAGTCAAATAGAAAATGCTTCAAGCTTCACTATTGGCCATTGTGTAATGTGGTGGTGACCATAATACCACACGAGGCATCAAAATAGTGTATACGCTCATAATGGTTTGCCACCATGGTCATAAGTTTTCTTGTTGTAGGTATTTTACAGGTCTAAGGTAGCGTTTGGCAAACCTAGCTGGTAGCGGGTAGTTGGTAACTAGTAGCTAATagtgttttgttaaacgctacgtgagataacttttagatttgaaacgtttgtttaaactaaacgctaaaAACCTACAGTGTCAAACGAGAGTTTCTATTCAAACACGCCCTAATGCTAGAGGAGTGGTGCCACTTTTTACCACACCCTTTATGTTGTCACATAAGTGCCACATATGATTTGTCACACATCTTCAAAACTGTCATTTAAAGGGCGCGATTTGCCACTTTTGTcatggttttttttattattttttttactaaaactAATCTGtattaaaaataatcaatttaaacaaattaatttttataaaaactaaaactttattaacttgaaaggaaaattacaagacaatttttataaaaactaaaactTTATTAACTTGAAAGGAAAATTACAAGACACTTAAAAGTACGAAACATGCAAATTAAAACAACaaaacatataaattaaaaatacaaatcatagaaACTAAAACTACGACACATAGATACACctacatattatattttttatgatcTCGTCTTTGGGCTCTAACGCTAATTCTCTTTCATGTCCCGTAAGATGACTAGTATTTTCGTTAATGTCGCCATGCCATGAGATTTTTCCTCCTCTTTTGCGACACTCAGGAATTGCTCCAAATTAGCCTAAGTTGTCAATCTTGCTTGTCATTTGCTCGATGTCACTTGAACTACTTACGACCCATTTACTCTGTTGCTTAGCTTCGTCTCTTCCCATGAGACGATTAGCTCTTAGAACCTCAATCCCAATATGCACATCTGACGATTGACTATGAGTGGTTTCAAGTGTTTTGATTCTTTTAGAATAACCACACGTGAACGATTCTGAAGTTTGGATACCTTGTCACTTTTTTCGATGCCTTCAGAACATTCCAAACATGAAGAAATTTGAAAGGTGCCCCCTTATCACTCCGCTAAAGTGCTAGACCTTTTTGAAAGTTTGTTTTATTGTTTGCACCACTTTGTCATTGTCGCGTTAAACTCTATGACAACTTTGTTAGTGTTCCTTCACTTCGAGTAAGTTTGATCATTTTTTATAGTCTTCAAGCTTCATTTATGAGAGAAAATGCCTACTAACTTTCCAGGAAAAATgttggtgcatcttggttttttcCAACCTTTAGATCTTCTGAATCATCTACCCACGCACAGGCCAACACCGCTTCTTCCTCCAATGTCTAATTCTTGGAAGGTGGATTTCCCTTTTTTCTTGGGTTCCGGTTGACGTCAAATCTCTTTCGTCTTGAAATCCATTTCGGGTACAACTTCGGGTTGAGAGTGAGTTTCAAATTGGGTTTAGGTTTGGAATTGAAATTTGAATTATGAGTCAGGAAGGTTGTCAAACCCTCCGGTTGCGATTGTACTTGAGATTGGAATTGAATTTGGGTTGAGAATGAGTTTACGATTAAAACTGTGGTTAGATACAGATATTATATGGGTAGTATGCACTGTGATAATGTTGACTAGAAGGTGAATAAATATGACTGATCATTTTGATTTTGGAGAAAAGTATGTGATGAATGTGAGATTGGGTTTGTGTTTTGAGTATTTTTCTTGCTAGTTCTGGAGATTTTGGGTTGGAAGAGGAAGTTATTTTTTCACAAATATAAAGAATGTTTGGGTGAAAATGGAATATTATAGTATGATGGTATAAAATAAGGCACTGAATGATATCTATATATGTTGAAAAGTgggtaaaattttgattttttaagaaaaacggtaatatttaaaataacacgagtgaaaatttttgaatttaaaaattaGCTCTTTCTCTCTGATCGATAGAAGTTCATTGAGTTTGGTCATCGAACTCGACATACCAAGTTCGTGATGCGGTGTATAGTGAGGCCAATTCCGATGACATGACTATTTAATATTTAAGTGTTGTTAGACGTTTAATAAAAACTGTAGGTTATAGTAATTTTTCTTTGTCAGTTATCCTTAAAGTAAACTTGTAGGTGCCACTCAGTCAACCAATTAGGTTGCAGGTGTTGATTGGGTTTTGAGGAATTTTGACATGAAATGAAATGTAACTAACGGTGTTTATCAGTTTATGATAGCGTAAACGAAGGGCATACCACCATACAGATTACAGACTCCAAACTAAAAGTTTCTTTTATTATTAATATCTATCTAcaccaactctctctctctctctctctctctctctctctctctctctctctaacctacaGACAATCTGAGGTTTCAAGAACCGACGGATTGATCTCTAGGGCACAACACAAATAACATCAAATTTGTGGTCTACCCAACTCCAGGATATGATGCAATCATcccacacacacactcaagattCCACCCCTCTTCTTAATTCTATATAATAGTGCAATAATCTTTTTCCTTTTCGTTCTTCGTGGGCGTAAATCCCAAATATCGGTGCTTTTTCGGCTCCTGAACCATCTGCCTTTTTTTTGGTCCAAGGTACATCTCtttcgattttagggttcttcGACATTTCATTTCTGTATATATATGTTTAGTGATGATCCGTGTATTCTTTTGAAATCACGGGAGAATATTGACGATTGGATTTTTCGGAATTATACGGTGAAATTGCGATCCCCATTTTCCTGTTCATCCCTTGGGTTTGGTTAGGGAAGTTTGTATGGTTGATATATTAGTTGAATCGGTTGGTTTCCATGATTATTTATCAAACGCTGCAATATCTTCACCTCTTGTATGAATCAATAATCGCGAGAAAACATTCATCAGCTTTTTCTTTTTGGTGGTAATAGATCATAAACTTGAGCAGGTTTAAGGTCTTATGTAGAATAGAATAACTGAATAAGTATTAGAATAATgaaaactcttttcttaaaaCAAGAGATAGATTTTGGGTTTTACATTGATTAAGAAAGAATATTTTGAACGATTTTGGCTGTAATCTGCAGACATGGATGGGAGTGGCAGATCAGCTGTTCAACCTTTGGAGCCACCAGGGATATGCGGTCTATGCCATAGAATACTTCCATTAGAGAATGACGCCATTGACCTTGACTCCATCAGTATATGTGGGGACTGTAAATTTCTATTTCTAGAAGATGGTGACACCCCACCTCAACACATTCAACGAAGAACTCCTAGAGTAAGAAGAACAAGATACAACAACAGTTCAGAATCAATCGAAAACATCTTCTCTCACCAGTTTTCAAACATGATCAATCAAGCAAATACAAGACACTCACACAACCCTCCTCTTGTTCCTGTTTCTGACCTAGATAATCAATCCATAGACAGTGTTCATACAAGCTCCCGTGGATCAAGAAGATGGAGGAGAGTTGTTTCCGATACAGAAAGTGATGGTTTTGATTCTGTTTATGGAGAAAGCGATGCAATCTCATATGGTGTTTATGGAGGTGATTCGGATGCTTCTGTTGATGTTCATAGCTTTCTTGGTGATAGTGATACTGATATTGACCCTATGCATGCTGGTTTGAATCAATGGAGCTCAGATGATGAATGGGAAGAGATTGAAgatgacaacaacaacaataacaataacaataacaatacaCTCGGATCTTTAATAGCTAGAGTTCATCTCCAAAGATCATTGGAATCGGATAATGAGAATGCAGTTCATGTAAGAATAAGTGAAAGGAGACAAAGACAAGTTAACATTGTGGAACAAGAAGGGCATTTTGGGGATTATCTTGATGCTAGGAGTTTTGAGGAGCTGGTGGAGAGGCTAGCGGAGGCGGATAATTCAAGGAGAGGGGCGCCTCCTGCTGCGGTTTCTTTTGTGGAGAATCTTgaaaaggtggtggtggtggagaaaGGGGAGTATGATGGGGTGGTGTGTGCAGTTTGTAAAGAGAGTTTTTGTGTGGGTGGTGTGGTGAATCGGCTTCCGTGTTTTCATGTTTACCATGGTGGTTGTATTAAACCATGGTTGAGTTCACGGAATTCTTGTCCTTTGTGTCGGTTTGAGCTTCCGACTGATGACATGGAGTATGAGAACCGGAAAGTAAGGGTTGTGGAAAtgcaacgggaggaggaggaggaagaagaagaagaggaagaggaggGGGGAAGGGCGGAATCGTCTTTTGAATTGGTGAATGATGAGAGTGGAAGTGAAAGAGGAAGAGGGAGATGGttttttgttgcgagtttggtggGAATTGGTCTTGCATTGTGGTTAGGGAATCCGGGAGCTATTCGGGATTCTGGTTCTGGTCAAAGAGGGAATAGGAATAGGAGATGGTGGTCTTTGTTTTAGGTTATATGAGATTTGTGAGCGACTAATAATGACTTTGGTGGAGTTGGAATTGGAAAaatttggttttggggtgtttgTTGTTGTTATTTGATGTAATAGTTAATGAATGATTGAGGATTGAGGCTAGTAGCATTTGTACAGAATTTTTGCTTTACGATTTGGAATGTGTTGACTCATTCATCCATGTTTTGGTTTGTGAAGGTTTAATCATATAATGTTTGATTATATTCATTTTTAAGTGGTGATCCAAATGACCTccgatatttaaaaaaaaaaaaaaaagttaaaatcctTTTGGTAACTTGAAAAAACTAAGAATACATGGAACACGTGATTCTAATTGAATATAAATATGATAAATACTTCCATCACACAATCGTTGAAACTGAAATGTCTAAAAAATATGTAATCATTCTAACATCAAGATAAGTAACATCAATAGCCATCAGCTTATGAACAAAGAATGAAAACCCttcatctctctttctctctttggATTTGTATTTGATAGAGATACAAACATACGAATCATCCCACTTGATATGAATATAATCACTGGTACTCACATTCGCATGCTTCTTCTAATCCTCTTTGTTttcttcttcaagtttgagaaaGAGAGTCTAGAAAAGGATGTTGAGATACAAAACAATCCAACCTGCCATTGAAATAATGGCAAATATATGAACCCAAAACAAAATGGCTGCAGCTTCCCTTCCACACCCTCTTAGACTCGCAACAGCACCTGTATACACATACATAagaaccaagtttgactttttttttttaagtcaACAAATCAAGATcttgttgggttttttttttttacctgatAAAACAGATGTGGGCATGGAATGTTGTAGAAGAAGGATGAATCTGAACATTTTGTCATCAGGTGGAAGCAATCCAAGTTTATCAGCCAATGTCACAATCCCCAATCCAGCTGGTGGAACTAAAACTAATCTCCCAAATATAATCGCAGCTGTTGTTTTTAACCCTAATTTTGAACTCCCGGGTCCTGAATTTCAATTTAATTATTTACAAATCTCAGGAAAGTAGTTATATCTAATGTACTAGTAGTAAACTTACCATCTGTCAGATTGCCACCTAATGCTAACAATATGCAAGGAATCATAGCATCCCtgattacaaaaataaaaaaagaagaatATTTTCAATTTTCATCATGTGTTCACAAAAAGattgtaaaataataataaaaaagaaaacatACCCAAGAATCAAGCAGCTGTCAGTGAAGAAGTAAAGTGGTGCATCAGGTGTGAAGATCAACCCTTTTAAAAATGGTATACACCCAATGAATATAGCCAGTATCtgcaattatataaaaaaaatggtttaaaTAACAGAAACTCATGTTATAAAATGTTATTAATTATTATCACATACAGATGCAATGATAGGAGGTTGGAGTATTTGCTTCAGCTTTAACTTGTCATACAGAAACTTCATGAATTGTTTTATctgtataaaaaaaacaaaaccaacTCATGTCACTAATTAAAATCATCATGTGAATTAAAGAAAATAGAAGATAAATTGTTAAAATTCTGACCTTTCCATCTTTAGGAGTATCTTGATCTATGGATTCAGGCTCATGAGTGAGAAGAGGAACTTCTTCAGGGGGATTATTGGTGTTTGTGTTAGTTTTTGGAGGATTTTTAATAGGAAGATTTTTAGTATCTTCAATCTCAAAAGAACCTCCAGGAGGGGGTGCAAGCATTTGAAATACATATGTGTATAGAACAATTGCACCCACCTAGATAACAAGTAATAACTCAATTATAGTATTAAAAATgtgattttaattataataagtaATAATTATATAACATACCCATTGTCCAAAGGAGATGTAGGCATTTCCATCACGAGTGCATGTAGCAGAATCTCCAAAAGGGTTCGATTTATCACGACATAAAGCTGCAATTAGAACAAGTGGCACATTCCCGATATTTCCTGTGTTGTATTCCAataataatatttatgaatttatgattaatGAATGGGGTAATTAGAAATTAATAAAGTTTTTAACTTTTACTTACCTATGCCAATGTGAATAATGGTAAATTTGAAGTATGGGTATGGTGGACGAACAATGCATGCTACAAGTAATCCTATAAGTGAACCAGATATTGTAGCCAAAATCACATTAAAAGGAATAAACCACCTGTAAAACAGTAAACACATGGTTGTTATACTGATACATAActttatttatcatataaattaaacaaattaTAAATGAGAATTTTACCATTCGATCATTTTTTCAAAGGTGATGGCTTGTCCGAGTTGAGAGAATATCAAACATGGTAGCAGGAGTGAGAACACCAACTGCATCAAACACAAATTATCACTTTAATCTTTacatataaacacacacacagcACTTTTATTTGGGGTTGGATTTGATGAGATAAAGATTTAACAGTAATCAAAACAACAGATTGACTTGGGAAAATATCTTGTAAAGATTAGATCCAAAGCTACTTCTGAATTCTGATTGAAGAATGAAGATCGATCAAATTGCAAGAGAAAGAAAAGGAGTTCATAGTTTTTACCCCATTCAAGAGCTTCCTTCCGCTTGCAGGCAAAATGTTAACATACTTGGAGGCCATAAGAAACCCCAAGAAGCACATCGTGAAAACTTTGGCTATGGGTAGAACCGCGATCTTGATGGATCCTAACAGCGATTCTCCTCCCCCTTGGGTATCCATTAAAATCTCTGACAATAATCGATGCATTCTGTTCCGATACCTAAGTATCCAATTGAGCAGGAATCGGAGAAGGTTGGTGGCGATTTCTATCCAACTTGCTCAAGTAGAAAAGCTTGTTGGAAGCTAGCCTTCAGACTTCTCCCAAATCTTTCACTCTGCGCTAAAATTCAACAGAACGAACATGTCAAATTCAGCAAAAACCCAAATCTATCATGGGTATGAGTCTATGAGATGAGAGATGTGATTCAGTCGACGAAACACTAAAAAGTCAATACCCATAAACGACATAAAAGTTACTCCACTAAGCTATACAACGTAAAAAGGAGATAAAATCGAGTAATTAAAACGCAATACACTGAAAAGAGATTCAAAACCGACAATCAAGGAAACAGAATAAAACCCAGATAGAATTCGATGGCGTACATCATGATCAACATTAAATAACATTCACTCATGTAATTCAAACAACTAGCACCTAAGCGATTTATAATGGGTTTAATTCCGCATCGAATCGAATGTCAATAAAAGAGATGAAAGAGGTGGAGGAGATCTATACCAAGAGATCAATGTAATGCTTTTGATAATGGATGGAATTATCGTAAACAGTGCCACCACCTGCGAATATAAAACTTCAAAACTAGAGGGCTTGAATTGAATCGATGCTCTTATCTAATATCTTATATATGCCCGACAAAAGAGAGTTATAGTTGCTGTAAAACACTATAAAAATCCTAATTTGGTACGATAACCGCTTCTAGGTTTTCGTAAATCGACCGAACTTTCTGCTTTAGAATCAGACCATGATAAGGACTGATTGCAAGCTCTCAATCGCCTTGCTTTTCTTCTCTGCAAAACTGTTTCGTGTACACGAGGAGATTTACTAGCCTAACCAATTTTCCTTTATCGCCCTTTAACTTTTGGATATCTACAAAATATCCCCTTGTGACTCAAAGGTTATTGCTTTATTTTAGTGTCCAAATTCAATGAATAGATATCCGAAAATATGTTTATAAACTAAATCCTTAATATTATGGTTTTGATAACTATAAAAACGACTTATATTTATCCATGgtaaaatgtttaatttttatcctaatttcaaatttgaagtaaatctaatttttttaaacataCGCTAAcgattttatcatattttaaaagtagtttgttgaATTATTTGTAAGCAAATAAGCAATCGAATATTCATTGAAGTAGAGAGGTGATTAAAATAAACAaacatattataattataatgctTGTTAATAATGTATCAATAATTGCATTTTATTATGTTTGAATTATTGTTATAAACTAcgtttataatttttaataataaaaatatataaaagtcaGATTCGTAGTAAGAGAATATTCTTTATGGTGTTTATTTTAACTGTTGTCGTGATTAATGGAGGGGAAGGTAAATATTTGGCATTTAGTA encodes:
- the LOC111876109 gene encoding uncharacterized protein LOC111876109, translated to MDGSGRSAVQPLEPPGICGLCHRILPLENDAIDLDSISICGDCKFLFLEDGDTPPQHIQRRTPRVRRTRYNNSSESIENIFSHQFSNMINQANTRHSHNPPLVPVSDLDNQSIDSVHTSSRGSRRWRRVVSDTESDGFDSVYGESDAISYGVYGGDSDASVDVHSFLGDSDTDIDPMHAGLNQWSSDDEWEEIEDDNNNNNNNNNNTLGSLIARVHLQRSLESDNENAVHVRISERRQRQVNIVEQEGHFGDYLDARSFEELVERLAEADNSRRGAPPAAVSFVENLEKVVVVEKGEYDGVVCAVCKESFCVGGVVNRLPCFHVYHGGCIKPWLSSRNSCPLCRFELPTDDMEYENRKVRVVEMQREEEEEEEEEEEEGGRAESSFELVNDESGSERGRGRWFFVASLVGIGLALWLGNPGAIRDSGSGQRGNRNRRWWSLF
- the LOC111876110 gene encoding protein PIN-LIKES 6, coding for MHRLLSEILMDTQGGGESLLGSIKIAVLPIAKVFTMCFLGFLMASKYVNILPASGRKLLNGLVFSLLLPCLIFSQLGQAITFEKMIEWWFIPFNVILATISGSLIGLLVACIVRPPYPYFKFTIIHIGIGNIGNVPLVLIAALCRDKSNPFGDSATCTRDGNAYISFGQWVGAIVLYTYVFQMLAPPPGGSFEIEDTKNLPIKNPPKTNTNTNNPPEEVPLLTHEPESIDQDTPKDGKIKQFMKFLYDKLKLKQILQPPIIASILAIFIGCIPFLKGLIFTPDAPLYFFTDSCLILGDAMIPCILLALGGNLTDGPGSSKLGLKTTAAIIFGRLVLVPPAGLGIVTLADKLGLLPPDDKMFRFILLLQHSMPTSVLSGAVASLRGCGREAAAILFWVHIFAIISMAGWIVLYLNILF